One uncultured Methanobrevibacter sp. genomic window carries:
- a CDS encoding zinc-ribbon domain-containing protein has translation MTRICKKCEFENQDDYDFCAKCGTPLVEGLKPKQVYVYTGQQPQINKKAVIVSYIVTIFLSWSGVVFGILTKNTSLSAFAFFGFFMPFYLLQAPVKELKKHGIIQFIISAVGVGLSFYIMLH, from the coding sequence ATGACTAGAATTTGTAAAAAATGTGAATTTGAAAATCAGGATGATTATGATTTCTGTGCTAAATGTGGCACTCCATTGGTTGAAGGACTTAAACCTAAACAAGTTTATGTTTACACAGGTCAGCAACCTCAAATCAATAAGAAAGCCGTTATAGTTTCTTATATTGTTACTATTTTTTTATCATGGAGTGGTGTGGTTTTTGGAATTTTAACTAAAAATACTTCATTGAGTGCATTTGCATTTTTTGGTTTTTTCATGCCGTTCTATTTGCTTCAGGCACCTGTCAAAGAGCTTAAAAAGCATGGAATAATACAATTTATTATTTCTGCTGTAGGTGTTGGTTTATCTTTTTATATTATGTTGCATTAA
- a CDS encoding ribose-phosphate diphosphokinase has protein sequence MIIGGSASQDLAAHVARELGEEVSYVETKKFPDGERYLRINGEIEDEVTVIQSTGYPQDENLMELLFIISTLKDLGAKKVRAVVPYMGYARQEKRFNPGESISAKTICNLIQAAGADEFITFNIHEACVLNFFDIPAKNVSAMPAIAEYLNKKYFKKSDEKPLIIAPDKGAYGFAQEISEIIGCDCTYLTKVRLGPDKVETRIVDVRCDSESDNTVNIDSVKGMHAIIVDDIIATGGTIVNAINILKQYGASSVDVCCVHPILTNNGATRIYEAGANKIIGTNSLSSDTSRVSIAKSIADALRE, from the coding sequence GTGATTATTGGTGGTTCAGCTTCTCAAGATTTGGCAGCTCATGTTGCTCGTGAACTTGGCGAGGAAGTAAGTTATGTTGAAACTAAAAAGTTTCCGGATGGAGAAAGATATTTGCGAATTAATGGCGAAATTGAAGACGAAGTGACTGTTATCCAGTCAACAGGATATCCTCAAGATGAAAATTTAATGGAATTGCTCTTTATAATTTCTACTCTTAAGGATTTGGGAGCTAAAAAAGTAAGGGCTGTCGTTCCATATATGGGATATGCAAGGCAGGAAAAACGTTTTAATCCTGGTGAATCAATTTCAGCAAAGACAATTTGTAATTTAATTCAGGCAGCTGGTGCAGATGAATTCATCACATTCAATATTCATGAGGCATGTGTTTTGAATTTCTTTGATATTCCTGCAAAAAACGTCTCAGCAATGCCTGCTATAGCAGAATACTTAAATAAAAAATATTTTAAGAAATCTGATGAAAAACCGTTAATTATTGCTCCTGATAAAGGAGCATATGGATTTGCACAGGAAATTTCTGAAATAATCGGATGTGACTGTACTTATTTAACTAAAGTACGTTTAGGTCCCGATAAGGTAGAAACCAGAATTGTGGATGTCAGATGTGACAGTGAAAGTGACAATACTGTTAATATTGATTCCGTAAAAGGAATGCATGCGATTATTGTGGATGATATAATTGCTACTGGAGGAACTATTGTAAATGCAATAAATATCCTAAAACAGTATGGGGCATCTTCAGTAGACGTATGCTGTGTACACCCGATCTTAACAAATAATGGTGCTACAAGAATCTATGAGGCCGGAGCTAATAAGATAATTGGTACAAACAGTTTATCTTCAGATACATCACGTGTTTCCATTGCAAAAAGTATTGCTGATGCATTGAGGGAATAA